The genomic interval CTCTGATTCCGGGATGGAGGGCTTTACCTATCATCTGGCCCGGTCGGATGGCGATATGGTGGCGGGCCTGATGGAATTGCCCGCCGATGCCGGATGCGTCATGCCCTGCTGGATGATCTATTTCGCTGTCACGGATGCCGCTCAGACCGTCGCCGATGCCCGGGCCGCAGGCGCGACGGTCAAGCGCGATCTGGCCGAGATTCCCGGCACCGGCAGTTTCGCCATTCTGGCCGATCCGCAGGGCGCGGTCTTTGGCATTCTGCAACCCGAACCGATGGACTCCCCGGATCAGGGCAATGCCTTCGACCAGAAAAAGACCGGCCACGGCAATTGGAACGAGCTGATGAGCGCGGATCCGCAGGCGGGCTTCGACTTTTATGCCGGGCTGATGGGCTGGAGCCGGGGCGATGCGATGGACATGGGCGAGATGGGCACCTATCAGCTGCTGCGCCACGGTGATGCGGATATCGGTGCGATCCAGCCGCTTGGGGATGCGCCCGTATCGGCCTGGCTGCCCTATTTCGGGGTCGATGGCAGCGTCGCGGACAAGATGGCAGATGTCACGGCGGCCGGCGGTCAGATCCAGCTTGGCCCGCAAGAGGTTCCCGGCCCCGCCTATATCGCCATCTGCACAGATCCGCAGGGCGCATGGTTCGCCATGGTCAGCCCGGAAAAATAGCGGCCGGGCCCCGCCCAAATCGAAAGCGACGTGAACGTCAAGCCTTGCATCAGGTGCAAGGCGGATCTGCGACCTTGTGCCTTGTCCAGCCCCCGCCCCGGCCTCCATATAACCACCAAGACAACAAGGCACCGCCGAGGAACACAAGGAGTTTCCAAATGGCACAAAGCGCAACGCTGAATAATTCCGATTTCGCCAATGGCGTCCTGTGGGGCTTCACCGCTCCGTTCCGCGCGATTGGCAGCTTTCTGGTAAGCCTGGCCGAGAACGGCCCGCGCATGCAGGCCGTCCGCCGCCTGAACGAAACCAGCGATGAAGAGCTGGCAGCACGCGGCCTGACCCGTGAAGGCGAAGTTCGCCGCATCTTCGGTCCGGCGATGTACTGATCGCGCCAGGACAGATCCTGTGACAAGGCCTGCCATCCGGCGGGCCTTTTTGCTATCTGGCCGCAGGCTGTCTTATGGCGGCCCGCAGCGCCCTCCACAGCCGTCCGTCAATCGCCGCCAGCCCGACCCCGATCAGCGCCATGCCAAGGATCTGCCGCATGGAAAGCGTCTCGGACAGGAAGGCCGTGCCCAGACAGATCGCGCTGACAGGGATCAGAAAGGTGACCAGCAGCAGATTCGTGGCCCCCGCCGTGGCCAGAATGCGGAAATACAGCACATAGGCCAGCGCGGTCGACATTCCTGCCACGCCGATCAGCGCAAAGATCACCGGCGGGCCGGGCATCGCCAGCGTCCAGGGCCGGTCCACCACCAGCATCAGCGGCAGCAGGACCGCGCTTGAGGCCATCACCTGCCCCGTCGCCGTGGCCATTGGCGCAATTCCCATGGCCCGGAACCTGCGCCCGTAGATACCGGCCAAAGCATAAGACAGCGCAGCCGCCAGACACATCAGCTGCGCCGTCACGTTCAGCCCCAGATGCCGCAGCGCACCGGGGCCGATCATGCAGGCCACCCCGGCAAAGCCGATCAGCACCCCCGCCAGCCGCCGCCCGGTCATCCTTTCGTCAGCGGTCAGAAGATGGGCGAAAATGACCGTGAAAAGCGGCGTCGATGCATTCAGGATCGACGCCACGCCCGAGGCGATATGCTGCTGCCCCCAGACGATCAGCGAAAAGGGAATCACGTTATTCAGCAGTCCCATGCCCAGAAACGCAGCCCAGACCGCCTTGCCCCGCGGCAGGCGTTGACCGCGCAGGCGCATGATCGCCAGCAGGATAAGGGCCGCCAGCACAACCCGCGCGACAACGACCGTAAAGACCGGCAATTCCCTCAGCGCGATATCGTTGAAAAAGAACGACCCGCCCCAGATGGCGGCCAGCGTCAGCAGCATGGCCCATTCATGGGCGGTCATCGGACGATGATATGTGGGTGATGACGACATGTGACCTCCTTGCGATGCAGGGGAACATGCCGCAGTGCCGCCCGTCACGGGCACGCGTTTCGGGCGTCGCACCTGGCGGGCGATGAAAAAGGCCCGCCGGATCGGCGGGCCTTCGGGTCATTTCACCAGAACCTCTGGTCCCATGATCTTGGTCGGTAACCAGGTCGAGATCCAGGGTACATAAGTAACCAGCAACAGGAAGACGAACAGCACGACAAGGAACGGTGCCGAGGCCCGGACCACCCGCATGATCGACATCCCCGCCACGCCCGAGGTCACGAACAGGTTCAACCCGACCGGCGGCGTGATCATCCCGATCTCCATATTCACCACCATGATGATGCCCAGATGGATCGGATCGACGCCCAGTTCGATCGCAATCGGGAAGACCAGCGGCGCGACGATCAGGATCAGGCCCGACGGCTCCATGAACTGGCCGCCGATCAGCAGGATCACATTGACGATGATCAGAAAGACGATCTTGTCGAAACCCGCATTCAGCATCGCACCGGCAATATGCTGCGGGATCTGCTCATCGGTCAGGACATGTTTCAGGATCAGCGCATTGGCGATGATGAACATCAGGGTGATGGTCAGCTTGCCCGCCTCGTACAGCACATCGCGGGTGCCGGGATGGAAAAAGGCGGTGATCAGCGCCTGCGGCTTTTTCCACAGCGGAATACGCGTGTCGCCATCGCGCAGCGGCCCCATGTCGCGATAGATGAACAGCGCCACGATAAAGGCCCAGACAGAGGCCACGGCGGCGGCTTCGGTCGGGGTGAAGATCGCCTTGGTCACGCCCGGGATGCCGTAAAGCCCGACCATGATGATCACGATCAGCATCAGGCCCCAGAAGGCGTCCTTGAAACTGTCCCAGACCTCGCCCCAGCCACGCCACGGCTCTCGGGGCATGCCCTTCCAGATGGCAAAGAACAGGATCGTGGCCATCAGCATGCCGCCCGCCAGCAGGCCCGGAATGACGCCGGCCAGAAACATCCGCCCGACCGAGACATCCGTGGCGCTGGCATAGACGACCATGACGATGGATGGCGGGATCAGGATGCCCAGCGTGCCCGCGTTACAGATCACGCCCGCCGCGAAATCCTTGGTATAGCCGACCTGACGCATGGCCGCGATGACGATGGAACCGATGGCCACCACGGTCGCGGGTGACGATCCCGACAGGGCGGCAAACAGCATGCAGGCAAAGACGCCAGCAATGGCCAGACCACCCGGCAGGTGACCCACACAGGCGATGGAAAAGCGGATGATCCGCTGCGCCACGCCGCCCGTCGACATGAAGCTTGACGCCAGGATGAAGAAGGGAATGGCCAGCAGCGTGGCATGCCCCTCCATCGCGTTGTAAAGCGTCTGCGCAATCGAGGCCAGCGAGGTGTCGGAAAACCACAGCAGGAACAGCGTCGAGGCCAGACCAAGCGAAATCGCGATCGGCACGCCCACCAGCATCAGCCCGATGATCAGCACGAATAGCAGAAGAACGTCCATAGCCTTAGTCCTCGCGGTTCAAATGGCGGACATCTTCGATAGCGTCCTCGGCTTCATGGCTGACGATCAGGGTCTGACGTTCGCCCTTCCAGATCATCCAGACCGCCTGCAGCAGGCGGAACAGCAACAGCGCAACCCCGATGGGCAGCACCATATAGGGGATCATCCGGGGCAGCTTTTCATAGGGTTCGCCCATATTGAAAACATCGCCCATCCAGCCAAGAAAGGCGGGCATGGGGATCTGCTCTGTCTCGTAGAAGGCGCGGTCGCGGGTTTCGATGAAACCCGTCGGAAACCAGCGCCCGCTGGTCTGCTGCAAGCCCGCAAAGGGCGCCCAGTAATCCCAGGCGCCTTTCAGCAACAGCACCGCATAGAGGATGCAGAACGCCCCCGCAGTCAGCGCCAGAACGCGCCGGGCCGTCGGGGACAGCAGATTGATCACCGCATCGACGCCAAGATGCGCATTGATCTTGACGGCATGCGATATGCCCAGCAGCACCAGCCAGGCGAACAGGGCCAGCGTCAGTTCCAGCCCCCAGATCAGCGAGCTTTGAAACACATAGCGCAGGACGACATTGACGAAGGTCAGGATCGTCATCAGGCCCAATATGATGGCAATGGTGTTTTCTTCCAGGCGATTCACGAAATGGCCGACCGCGCCGCGCGGCTGATACCCGTGACTCATGGCGCTTTCCCTCCCGCGCAAGGTCGACCGGCCCGCCTGCGGATGCAAACGGACCGGACCGGATCAGTGCTTTTCGTTGATGGCCTGCGCCGCGTCGATATTTTCCTGACCGACGCCATCGGCGAATTTTTCCCAGACGGGCTTCATCGCATCGACCCAGGCCTGGCGCTGTGCGTCGTCCAGTTCGCGGATCTCGCCGCCCGCATCCAGAATGGCCTGACGGGCCTCTTGATCGACGTCATTCACGGCCGCGTTCCGCTCGGTCGTGACCTCATCGAGGATGGTCAGCATCTGGTCGCGCACATCGCCGTCCAGACCGTCCAGCCAGTCGGTCGAGGCGACCACCAGATAATCCAGAACGCCGTGGTTCGTTTCGGTGGTGCCGTCCTGAACCTCGTAGAATTTCTGGCCATAGATATTGGCCCAGCTGTTTTCCTGACCGTCGACAACGCCGGTCTGCAGCGCGCCATAAACCTCGGCAAAGGCCATCGGCTGGGCGGTGGCGCCCAGAGCCTCGACCTGCGCGATCAGCACGTCGCTGGGCTGCACGCGGAATTTCAGGCCCTTGGCATCTTCGGGCGACAGCAAGGGCTTGTTGGCCGAAAACTGCTTCATGCCATTATGCCAGAACTGCAGACCGCTGAGGCCGCGGCGTTCCATGCTGCTTTTCATCGCCTGCCCGTCCTCGGAGGACTGGAACTCATCCACGGCTTCGATATTCTTGAACATGAAGGGCAGATCGAAGATCTGGAACACCTTGGTGAAGGTCTCGAATTTCGACAGGCTGGGCGCGCCCATCTGCACGTCGCCCTGCAGCATCGCCTCCAGCAGCGCATCGTCGTCATAGAGGGTCGAGTTCGGATAGACCTCGACGCACATCTTGCCTTCCATTTCGGCATTCACACGCTCGGCAAACAGGGCGGCAGCGATGCCCTTGGGGTGCTTATCGCTGTTGGTGACATGGCTGAACTTCACCACTTCCTCGCCGGCATCACAGCCTGCCGGATCCGCCAGCGCACCACCTGCCATCAGCGCCAGCCCGCAGGCGGCGGTTGCCAAAGTCTTTTTCACAGTATCTCCTCCCGAATGAGATATTCTTGCCGGATCATCGCGTCCGGCTTTCGTGCCCCGCAGTTTTCCGCAGATGCACGCACGAAAGCAAGAGATTATTGCGCCACCAGAGCGTGTCCCGCGCAGCCCGGAAGCCACAGCAAGGCTTGGCCTTTGCGCTGCGGTTCGCTAAGCCCTGTCCAAGCGATACGGGATCAAGACGATGAGCATGGACAAGAGCTTTGACGCCAGCACCGCCGAAGCGCGGATTGCGGCAGAGTGGGAAAAGACGGGTGCCTTTGCCGCCGGGGCCAATGCCTCGCGCAGCGACACCTTTACCGTGATGATCCCGCCGCCGAACGTGACGGGCAGCCTGCATATCGGCCACGCGCTGAACAACAC from Paracoccus fistulariae carries:
- a CDS encoding VOC family protein; its protein translation is MADHGTPCWYELNTSAGKLAELGGFYARIFGWAISDSGMEGFTYHLARSDGDMVAGLMELPADAGCVMPCWMIYFAVTDAAQTVADARAAGATVKRDLAEIPGTGSFAILADPQGAVFGILQPEPMDSPDQGNAFDQKKTGHGNWNELMSADPQAGFDFYAGLMGWSRGDAMDMGEMGTYQLLRHGDADIGAIQPLGDAPVSAWLPYFGVDGSVADKMADVTAAGGQIQLGPQEVPGPAYIAICTDPQGAWFAMVSPEK
- a CDS encoding DUF1127 domain-containing protein; this encodes MAQSATLNNSDFANGVLWGFTAPFRAIGSFLVSLAENGPRMQAVRRLNETSDEELAARGLTREGEVRRIFGPAMY
- a CDS encoding DMT family transporter, whose protein sequence is MSSSPTYHRPMTAHEWAMLLTLAAIWGGSFFFNDIALRELPVFTVVVARVVLAALILLAIMRLRGQRLPRGKAVWAAFLGMGLLNNVIPFSLIVWGQQHIASGVASILNASTPLFTVIFAHLLTADERMTGRRLAGVLIGFAGVACMIGPGALRHLGLNVTAQLMCLAAALSYALAGIYGRRFRAMGIAPMATATGQVMASSAVLLPLMLVVDRPWTLAMPGPPVIFALIGVAGMSTALAYVLYFRILATAGATNLLLVTFLIPVSAICLGTAFLSETLSMRQILGMALIGVGLAAIDGRLWRALRAAIRQPAAR
- a CDS encoding TRAP transporter large permease → MDVLLLFVLIIGLMLVGVPIAISLGLASTLFLLWFSDTSLASIAQTLYNAMEGHATLLAIPFFILASSFMSTGGVAQRIIRFSIACVGHLPGGLAIAGVFACMLFAALSGSSPATVVAIGSIVIAAMRQVGYTKDFAAGVICNAGTLGILIPPSIVMVVYASATDVSVGRMFLAGVIPGLLAGGMLMATILFFAIWKGMPREPWRGWGEVWDSFKDAFWGLMLIVIIMVGLYGIPGVTKAIFTPTEAAAVASVWAFIVALFIYRDMGPLRDGDTRIPLWKKPQALITAFFHPGTRDVLYEAGKLTITLMFIIANALILKHVLTDEQIPQHIAGAMLNAGFDKIVFLIIVNVILLIGGQFMEPSGLILIVAPLVFPIAIELGVDPIHLGIIMVVNMEIGMITPPVGLNLFVTSGVAGMSIMRVVRASAPFLVVLFVFLLLVTYVPWISTWLPTKIMGPEVLVK
- a CDS encoding TRAP transporter small permease, whose product is MSHGYQPRGAVGHFVNRLEENTIAIILGLMTILTFVNVVLRYVFQSSLIWGLELTLALFAWLVLLGISHAVKINAHLGVDAVINLLSPTARRVLALTAGAFCILYAVLLLKGAWDYWAPFAGLQQTSGRWFPTGFIETRDRAFYETEQIPMPAFLGWMGDVFNMGEPYEKLPRMIPYMVLPIGVALLLFRLLQAVWMIWKGERQTLIVSHEAEDAIEDVRHLNRED
- a CDS encoding DctP family TRAP transporter solute-binding subunit, with the protein product MAGGALADPAGCDAGEEVVKFSHVTNSDKHPKGIAAALFAERVNAEMEGKMCVEVYPNSTLYDDDALLEAMLQGDVQMGAPSLSKFETFTKVFQIFDLPFMFKNIEAVDEFQSSEDGQAMKSSMERRGLSGLQFWHNGMKQFSANKPLLSPEDAKGLKFRVQPSDVLIAQVEALGATAQPMAFAEVYGALQTGVVDGQENSWANIYGQKFYEVQDGTTETNHGVLDYLVVASTDWLDGLDGDVRDQMLTILDEVTTERNAAVNDVDQEARQAILDAGGEIRELDDAQRQAWVDAMKPVWEKFADGVGQENIDAAQAINEKH